A genomic region of Chionomys nivalis chromosome 12, mChiNiv1.1, whole genome shotgun sequence contains the following coding sequences:
- the Cdkn3 gene encoding cyclin-dependent kinase inhibitor 3 isoform X1, translating into MKPPISIQASEFDSSDEEPVEDEQTPIQISWLPLSRVNCSQFLGLCALPGCKFKDVRRNIHKDTEELKSYGIQDVFVFCTRGELSKYRVPNLLDLYQQSGIVTHHHPIPDGGTPDIGSCWGIMEELATCLKNHRKTLIHCYGGLGRSCLVAACLLLYLSDSVSPQQAIDSLRDVRGSGAIQTIKQYNYLHEFRDKLATYLSSRDSLSRSVSR; encoded by the exons ATGAAGCCG CCCATTTCAATACAGGCAAGTGAGTTTGATTCTTCAGACGAAGAGCCTGTTGAAGATGAACAGACTCCAATTCAAATCTCATG GTTACCTCTGTCACGAGTGAACTGCTCACAGTTTCTCGGTCTATGTGCTCTTCCAG GTTGTAAATTTAAAGATGTTAGAAGAAACATTCACAAGGATACAG AGGAACTAAAGAGCTACGGGATCCAAGATGTATTTGTTTTCTGCACCAGAGGGGAGTTGTCAAAATATAGAGTCCCGAACCTTCTGGACCTCTACCAACAGTCTGGAATTGTCACCCATCACCACCCAATTCCAGATGGAGGGACTCCCGACATAGGCAGCTGCTGGGGAATCATGGAGGAGCTGGCCACCTGCCTTAAAAACCACCGGAAAACCCTGATACA CTGCTATGGAGGACTTGGAAGATCCTGTCTTG TAGCTGCTTGTCTCCTCCTATACTTGTCTGACTCAGTATCACCACAGCAAGCCATAGACAGCCTTCGAGATGTCAGGGGATCTGGGGCCATACAGACCATCAAG caataTAATTATCTTCATGAGTTCCGGGATAAATTAGCTACATATCTATCATCAAGAGATTCACTATCAAGATCTGTGTCCAGATAA
- the Cdkn3 gene encoding cyclin-dependent kinase inhibitor 3 isoform X2 has product MKPPISIQASEFDSSDEEPVEDEQTPIQISWLPLSRVNCSQFLGLCALPGCKFKDVRRNIHKDTEELKSYGIQDVFVFCTRGELSKYRVPNLLDLYQQSGIVTHHHPIPDGGTPDIGSCWGIMEELATCLKNHRKTLIHCYGGLGRSCLAACLLLYLSDSVSPQQAIDSLRDVRGSGAIQTIKQYNYLHEFRDKLATYLSSRDSLSRSVSR; this is encoded by the exons ATGAAGCCG CCCATTTCAATACAGGCAAGTGAGTTTGATTCTTCAGACGAAGAGCCTGTTGAAGATGAACAGACTCCAATTCAAATCTCATG GTTACCTCTGTCACGAGTGAACTGCTCACAGTTTCTCGGTCTATGTGCTCTTCCAG GTTGTAAATTTAAAGATGTTAGAAGAAACATTCACAAGGATACAG AGGAACTAAAGAGCTACGGGATCCAAGATGTATTTGTTTTCTGCACCAGAGGGGAGTTGTCAAAATATAGAGTCCCGAACCTTCTGGACCTCTACCAACAGTCTGGAATTGTCACCCATCACCACCCAATTCCAGATGGAGGGACTCCCGACATAGGCAGCTGCTGGGGAATCATGGAGGAGCTGGCCACCTGCCTTAAAAACCACCGGAAAACCCTGATACA CTGCTATGGAGGACTTGGAAGATCCTGTCTTG CTGCTTGTCTCCTCCTATACTTGTCTGACTCAGTATCACCACAGCAAGCCATAGACAGCCTTCGAGATGTCAGGGGATCTGGGGCCATACAGACCATCAAG caataTAATTATCTTCATGAGTTCCGGGATAAATTAGCTACATATCTATCATCAAGAGATTCACTATCAAGATCTGTGTCCAGATAA